In the genome of uncultured Celeribacter sp., the window GTCCAGATGGGCCTCGATGTGAACGGCCAGCGCATCCAGCGTCTGCTCCACCGTGGCGTCGAAATTTATGGCTGAGGTCTTGGCACCAAACCGGTCCAGATAGGCAACGCGAAACGCATCTGCCGTGAACAATCCGTGCAAATAGCATCCCATCACGCGTCCATCCTCTGACGCGGCGCCTTCGGGGCGTCCTTCGACCGTCAGCCAGGCGCGGGACATATCGGGTCCTTCGGTGCGCCCGATGTGGATTTCATAGGCGCGCATCTCATGTCCGCTCGCGTGATCTGTCGCCACCACCTCGGCCAGCCTTTTGTCGCCGCCCATCGTCGTTGTCACGTTCAAAAGCCCAAGCCCCGGATGCCGCCCCGTCTGCCCTTCTATGCCGTTCGGGTCGTCGATCCATTGGCCAAGCATCTGATATCCGCCGCAAATCCCCAAAACATGACCGCCACGCCGGACATGGGCGTGCAGGTCGATGTCCCAACCTTGCGCCCGGAAAAACGCCAAATCCCCCAGCGTCGATTTCGTGCCGGGGATCAAAACCAGATCGGCGTCGCCGGGCAGGGGCGCTCCCGGTTCCACGATCTGCACCGTCACATCGGGTTCTGCGGCGAGCGGGTCGAGATCGTCGAAATTCGCGATCCGTGAGAGTTTCGGTACGGCGATCTTGATCCCACCTGTCTCTGTTTTCTGGGTTTTATGGAAGCGAGAGCTGATCTCCATCACATCCTCTGCGGGCAGGCGATGGGCCTCGGGAAACCACGGCAGCGTACCAAGATCGGCCCAGCCGGTGCGCTGGGCGATGTCTTTCGAGCCTTCTTCGAAGAGGTTCGGATCGCCGCGAAACTTATTGACGACAAAGCCCCGGATGCGGGCGCGATCCTGCGGCGAAAGCACGGTATGAGAGCCGACCAGCTGCGCGATCACGCCACCCCGGTCGATGTCGCCAACCAAGATGACGGGCAGATCGGCGGCCTCGGCAAAGCCCATATTGGCAATGTCGCCCCGACGCAGATTGGTCTCCGCCGGGCTTCCGGCGCCTTCGATCACCACGAGATCGGCGGAGGCGGCGAGGCGGTGGAAACTTTCCAACACCTTGGACATGAGATTGGGCTTTTCCTGACCGTAATCGCGGGCCTTGAGTGTGCCCATGCGTTTGCCTTGCACCACGACCTGCGCGCCGCTTTCGCTTTCGGGTTTCAACAGCACCGGGTTCATGTCGGAATGTGCAGGCAGACCACAGGCACGGGCCTGAAGCGCCTGCGCGCGGCCGATCTCACCGCCATCGGTCGTCACGGCGGCGTTGTTCGACATGTTTTGCGGCTTGAAGGGGGCGACCTTGACCCCGCGCCGGGTGAAGGCCCGGCAGAGCCCCGCGACCAACATGGATTTGCCCACATTGGAGCCGGTGCCCTGGATCATGATTGCCTTGGCCATCTGTTTCTCCCTTTTGAGGCTCATGAGTATTTGAGCTGCCATGAAGAGGGAAGGCTTAATCCTCGCCGGGTCCACGGCGATGGATGTCGGGGTAGGGCGTGCCGTCGAGGTGGAAGTAGAAATTGTCCTGTGCCGTGTCGGCCATCAGATCGAGGCCGGGGTAGAAGGCGCGTTCGCCCTTTTTGCGTGAGCCGATTTCGAGCACGACCACATCGCTGTCGGTGTCGTTGCGCAGGCAGTGGCCGATTTCAACACCTGCTTTGAACCCCGCACAATCGCCGGGAGAGAGGCGTTCTTCGGTCTCGCCATAGACCAGCGTCGGGTGGCCCGAAACGATATAGACGAATTCGTCTTCCTGTTCGTGCCAGTGGGGCAGGGCGGAGGCACAGCCGGGCGGCAGCGTGGTCAGATTGACGCCGAATTGTGTGAGACCGGCCTGATCGCCGAGCGCGCGTTTGATGCGGTCGCGGGTGCCGAGGTGGTGTGGCGGCGGGTAGAGGGTGCCGATCTTGGGCGAGATGGCGGATATGTCGATTTTCTTGCGCATGGGACTCTCCTTTTGAGACAGCATGTGCGCAAAAGAAAAGACGCGCCAGCAGCTTGGCGCGTCTTCTTCAAAACATCGGCAACGGCGGTGTGTTACGCTGCCTCTGCAGCCTCTTGGGCATGACGGCGTTCGCTTTCCTCGCGCGACAGCGCGACGGAGGTTCGAATGCCTTTGGAGACGAATTCCATCAGACCGGAGACGACGCGTTCACACGGGTCGATGCCGGCACAGGACAGAACTTCGCGGCCATCACGAGACCGCGCCCAACGGGCGATCTGTTCCGGGCCATTGCCATATTTTTTATCATCGGCGATCGCATCATCGAGCGCAGCCAAAACAACAGCGGCAAAAAGTTTGCGTGCGCGTTGTCCTTGCTCGGAATTGAATGCGGTGCCATCCACGAACTCAGCCATGAGTCATCCTTGTATTATTGCTCTTGTCTTTCTGGCGTGCGGGCCCTTATGGCAGGTTTGTAACGATTCGGATACAACGCAAATGCATACCTAGGTTGCGCTGTGCGCATATCTGTTTGCGCGAACATCCTGCCCTGACCCGCCGAGACAAAGCGGTACTCCATACTCTTGAACGCCCATGAGGCGCATGTCGTGAGCCTTGTCAGCCAGCGACTGGCCAGATATAGGGTGCGCTGAGATATCTTCAACCAAACGCCACGGTTTAGTGAAAATGCCCAAAATCAACGGTAACGAAATCCGCCCCGGCAATGTGCTGGAACATGACGGGGGCCTTTGGGCCGCTGTGAAAGTCGACCACGTGAAGCCCGGCAAGGGCGGTGCCTTTGCCCAGGTCGAGTTGAAAAACCTGCGCGACGGGCGCAAGCTCAACGAACGCTTCCGCTCTGCCGACAAGGTCGAGCGTGTGCGTCTTGAGCAAAAAGACATGCAGTTTCTCTATGAGAGCGACGGTCTTTTGAACATCATGGACACCGAGACCTACGATCAGGTCACGATCCCAGCCGACATTCTGGGCGAGCGTCGTCCGTTCCTTCAGGACGGCATGACCATCGTGGTCGAATTCTACGAAGAAGAGGCGCTGAACGCGACCTTGCCGCAGAAAGTCGTTTGCAAGATCGTCGAGACCGAGCCGGTCGTCAAAGGTCAGACCGCTGCGAACTCCTTTAAACCCGCCACGCTCGACAATGGCGTGCGCGTCATGGTGCCGCCCTTCGTGGGCACCGATGAGGACATCGTGGTGAACACCGAGACCATGGAATATTCGGAGCGTGCCTGAGGCACGACGGAGTACTCGGAGCGCGCATAACGCCTGCCCCATTCGCTAAAAGTAAAAAGCCGCTCCTTTCGGGCGGCTTTTTCCGTTTCCATGAGGCGAGAATTACCCCGCCCGAAGGCCAAGGATTTTACGGGCCTGTGCAGGTGTCGCGATGGGGCGATTGTGGCGCTGGGCGGCCAGAACCGCGAGCTCCACCAAAGCCGCATTCGAGGGCGCCAGCGTGGTTTTGTCGAGGCGGATGTTGTCCTCAAGCCCGGTGCGCAGATGACCACCGGCGGCGGCGGCCCATTCGTTGACCTCAAGCTGATGCCGCCCGATGCCCGCCGCGCACCATGGAATATCCGCGCCGAAGAGATCATGCACCGTGTCGACATAAATATCGAACACGCGTTTCACCGCAGGCATGGCGTTTTTCACGCCCATGACGAATTGCACATAGGGCCGCGCGCCGATCTGGGCGTGTTCCATCATGTCGTGGGCTTTGTAGATATGTGACAGATCGAAGGCCTCGATCTCCGGTTTGACGCCAAAGGTTTTCATCTCGGAGGCCAACCAATCGACGAGATCCGGCGGATTCTCATAGACGCGGGTCGGAAAATTGTTCGAACCGACCGACAGCGAGGCCATCGGCGGGCGCAGGGACAGCATGCATCCCCGCGTCTTGCCCGCGCCCGAACGCCCTCCGGTCGAAAGCTGAACGATCATGCCGGGGCAATGGGTTTGGATCCCTTCCATCAGGCGTCGAAAGCGTTCCGGATCAGAGATCGGTTTGCCCTCGTCGTCACGGACATGGCAATGGGCAATTGAAGCCCCCGCCTCATAGGCTTCATGGGTGCTCTCGATCTGTTCGTCGATGGTGATCGGCACGGCCGGGTTGTCGGCCTTGGTCGGTAATGAGCCAGTGATCGCCACACAGATGATACAGGGTTTGCCGGCGACATCCGTCGTGCCAGTGTTCGTATCAGAGCTCATGCCTGTTCCTTTCAAAATGATCGCCCCGCCGTAGCAGACTGAGCAAATTGCCTCTCATAGGCGGGCCCATCATGCCGTCACCTGTGCGGATTGAACAGAAAAGAGTTTGCGATTTTGTTAAACCGTGATGAGCGCGTCACCGGCCTTGAGCGTGCCTTTGGCGCGATCAAAGCGCAGATAGGCGATGGCGTGCCCGCCGGATTGGGTAAAAAGCGTACCTGCGGTTTTGCCGTCCTCGGTCATAATCTCGGTGCCGACAGGTGCCGCGCCGTCGATTTCAACGGTTTTCAACCCTTTGCGCAGCTCGGTCTTGTGATGCATCCGGGCGGTGACTTCCTGGCCGACGTAGCAACCCTTCTTGAAGTTGACGCCATGCAGATGCGCGAAACCTGCTTCCAAGATGAACGTGTCCGGGGTGAGCTCGACACCGAATTTCGGCACACAATGGGCCACGCGGATCGCATCCCAATCGATGTCCTCCGAGGGCCGCCCGTCATAAGCGCGCCAGCCCATCGCGGGCGTGCGGGGGTCTTGGAACGCGCCTTCGGGCGCCTCGCCCAGGCCCCGAGACACCACGCGATCAGTGGGTGTCAGCGTGACTTTCGAACGCAGTTTGTACATGGTGAGCCGTTTCATCAGGCTCTCTTCCTCGGAGGCCGGGATATCCATCAGAACCACGTCGCCTTCGGGGACGAGGAAGAAATCGACGAGGAATTTGCCCTGCGGCGTCAAAAGCGCGGCATAGACGGCGCCACTCTCAAGGCCTTTAACATCGTTGGTGATCAGCCCTTGCAGGAAATGCAGCCGATCCTCGCCCGAGATTTCGATCACTTTGCGCGCGTGGTCAGTCATGTGAACCCTTTCCCCTTTTGTTGCCCTTCATATAGGAAGGGGAGAAGCCAAGAGAAGCTGCAAACCTGTTGAGGGGCCTATGCGCGCACCGATTTCTGTCATTATCCCGACGCTGAACGCGACGCCAAAGCTGCGGGAGACGATGCTGTCCCTGATGGAGGGGCTGGATGCCGGGCTGGTGCGCGAGTTGATCCTGACGGATGGCGGCTCCACCGATGGGGTGGAGAAGATGGCGGATTTCGTGGGCGCCGAACTGGTGATCGGTGCGCCCGGACGCGGCGCGCAGCTCAAACGTGGCGCAGAGGCGGCCCAAGGCGATTGGTTGCTGTTTGTCCATGCCGACACCTGGATGCCGGAGGGCTGGGCCGAGGCGACGGTTCAACATCTCGCCAAATCCTATGACCGCGCGCTGGTCTACCGGCTGTCGTTTCGCGACGCCAAAGGCGCGGGGCCGAAAATGACCGCAGGCTGGGCCAATCTGCGCACGAAACTGTTCGATTTGCCCTATGGCGATCAGGCCCTGTTGATTTCGCGCGAGCTTTACGATGAGATCGGCGGCTTTGCCGAGCTGCCTGTGATGGAAGACGTCGACATCGCCCGCCGCCTCAAAGGCAGGATCGAACTTAGTCCTTTGTGCGTCCAAACAGACCCATCACGTTACCAAACATCCGGCTGGTGGCGGCAAGGAGCCCGGAACCTTTGGCGTCTTCTGCGCTACCGTCTGGGCGCCGATCCTGCCCGGCTCGCACGGGGCTACCGTCCATAACAGTGCGCCCGTCGGCATATTGCAGGCGGTAAAGATCGGCATAAAGCCCACCACGCGCGAGCAATTCGTCGTGCGTGCCTTCGTCCACCACGCGGCCCTTGTCCATCACCACGATCTTGTCGGCGTCTCGAATGGTCGACAGACGGTGCGCGATCACCAAAGTGGTGCGGCCTTTCGACAGCTCTTCGAGCGCGTTTTGCACGATCTTCTCGGACTGCGCATCCAGCGCCGAAGTGGCTTCGTCCAAAAGCAACACCGGCCGGTCGCGTAACACGGCGCGGGCGATGGCGACACGCTGACGCTGGCCGCCCGACAGCCCCGATCCGCGCGGGCCGACAGGGGTATCGAGGCCCTGATCCAGACGGCTGGCGAAGTCCTCGACATGGGCGGCCTTGAGCGCGGCGGTGAGCTTGGCCGCATTGGCCTCGCTGCCCATGAGCACATTGTCCCGCAGGCTTTCGTCGAACAAAAGCGCATCCTGCGACACCACGGAATAGAGCCCGCGCAAGTCTGCCAAGCCCAGTTTCGTGGTGGGCACGCCACCGATGCTGATCTGGCCTTTGACCGGGTCGGCGAGACGGGTCATCAGGTGAAACAGGGTGGATTTCCCGGCCCCCGAGGCGCCCACAAGCGCGGTGGTTTTGCCCGCTGGCGCCGTAAAGGTCGTGCCACGCAGCACCGGCGCGTCGGCATAGGCAAATTCGACATTCTCAAACCGAATGTCCGCCGCATTGGGTTTCACGGGCAGGGCCACAGGTTTGGCAGGGCTTGTGATGTCCGGCTGCTCCGAGAAAATCGCATAAAGCCGCTCGAGCGAGGCCCGCGCCGCTTGCCATGCGCCCGAGACATTGCCGAGGCGACGCAGCGGTTCGAACACCAAGGCCATGGCCGTGAAAAACGACATGAACTCGCCGACCGTCTTGGTGCCGTCGATGATCTGTTGTCCGCCGTAGAGCAATACCCCGAAAAAGCCAAGACCCGCGACCAGATCCATCAGCGCAGGGATTGCGGCTTGCCCTGCGTTGGATTTGATTTGAGCGCTGACGAGATGGGACATTTCGTCTTCGAAACGGGTGGCCTCGCGCCGCTCCGTTCCCGAAAGCTTGATCGTGGTCGCGCCGTGAAAAATTTCGTCCAAACGGGTGGAGACACGCGCTGAGGCCACACGCGCGCGCCGCGTCGTGCGCCGGACGATGTTTTGCAGCACAGTGATCGGCACGGCCAAAAGCGGTGCGCCCGCGACGGCAATGAGGGTCCAGCGCCAGTCGACGGAAATCGCCACTGCCAAAAGCGAAATCAAGGAGATCACATCACGGGCGGCCACGGACAGCACCGTGCCCCAGACCGAAGCAGCTGCCCCGCTATCGCCACGGGTGCGTTCGATCAAGGTGCCCGGCGGGTTGTCCTGAAAGAACCGCCCGTCGAGTGTCAGCATATGCGCGACCAGATTGCCCTGAAGTTTTGCGGAAACCTTTTGGCCGATGCGGGACATGATCACGCGTTGCCCGAAAGAGGCGATGGCACGCAGGGA includes:
- a CDS encoding DUF6280 family protein translates to MAEFVDGTAFNSEQGQRARKLFAAVVLAALDDAIADDKKYGNGPEQIARWARSRDGREVLSCAGIDPCERVVSGLMEFVSKGIRTSVALSREESERRHAQEAAEAA
- a CDS encoding folate-binding protein, producing the protein MTDHARKVIEISGEDRLHFLQGLITNDVKGLESGAVYAALLTPQGKFLVDFFLVPEGDVVLMDIPASEEESLMKRLTMYKLRSKVTLTPTDRVVSRGLGEAPEGAFQDPRTPAMGWRAYDGRPSEDIDWDAIRVAHCVPKFGVELTPDTFILEAGFAHLHGVNFKKGCYVGQEVTARMHHKTELRKGLKTVEIDGAAPVGTEIMTEDGKTAGTLFTQSGGHAIAYLRFDRAKGTLKAGDALITV
- a CDS encoding cupin domain-containing protein yields the protein MRKKIDISAISPKIGTLYPPPHHLGTRDRIKRALGDQAGLTQFGVNLTTLPPGCASALPHWHEQEDEFVYIVSGHPTLVYGETEERLSPGDCAGFKAGVEIGHCLRNDTDSDVVVLEIGSRKKGERAFYPGLDLMADTAQDNFYFHLDGTPYPDIHRRGPGED
- the efp gene encoding elongation factor P, translating into MPKINGNEIRPGNVLEHDGGLWAAVKVDHVKPGKGGAFAQVELKNLRDGRKLNERFRSADKVERVRLEQKDMQFLYESDGLLNIMDTETYDQVTIPADILGERRPFLQDGMTIVVEFYEEEALNATLPQKVVCKIVETEPVVKGQTAANSFKPATLDNGVRVMVPPFVGTDEDIVVNTETMEYSERA
- a CDS encoding cobyric acid synthase, giving the protein MAKAIMIQGTGSNVGKSMLVAGLCRAFTRRGVKVAPFKPQNMSNNAAVTTDGGEIGRAQALQARACGLPAHSDMNPVLLKPESESGAQVVVQGKRMGTLKARDYGQEKPNLMSKVLESFHRLAASADLVVIEGAGSPAETNLRRGDIANMGFAEAADLPVILVGDIDRGGVIAQLVGSHTVLSPQDRARIRGFVVNKFRGDPNLFEEGSKDIAQRTGWADLGTLPWFPEAHRLPAEDVMEISSRFHKTQKTETGGIKIAVPKLSRIANFDDLDPLAAEPDVTVQIVEPGAPLPGDADLVLIPGTKSTLGDLAFFRAQGWDIDLHAHVRRGGHVLGICGGYQMLGQWIDDPNGIEGQTGRHPGLGLLNVTTTMGGDKRLAEVVATDHASGHEMRAYEIHIGRTEGPDMSRAWLTVEGRPEGAASEDGRVMGCYLHGLFTADAFRVAYLDRFGAKTSAINFDATVEQTLDALAVHIEAHLDLDRIYDLAEDIKTG
- a CDS encoding 3-keto-5-aminohexanoate cleavage protein, which codes for MSSDTNTGTTDVAGKPCIICVAITGSLPTKADNPAVPITIDEQIESTHEAYEAGASIAHCHVRDDEGKPISDPERFRRLMEGIQTHCPGMIVQLSTGGRSGAGKTRGCMLSLRPPMASLSVGSNNFPTRVYENPPDLVDWLASEMKTFGVKPEIEAFDLSHIYKAHDMMEHAQIGARPYVQFVMGVKNAMPAVKRVFDIYVDTVHDLFGADIPWCAAGIGRHQLEVNEWAAAAGGHLRTGLEDNIRLDKTTLAPSNAALVELAVLAAQRHNRPIATPAQARKILGLRAG
- a CDS encoding TIGR04283 family arsenosugar biosynthesis glycosyltransferase: MRAPISVIIPTLNATPKLRETMLSLMEGLDAGLVRELILTDGGSTDGVEKMADFVGAELVIGAPGRGAQLKRGAEAAQGDWLLFVHADTWMPEGWAEATVQHLAKSYDRALVYRLSFRDAKGAGPKMTAGWANLRTKLFDLPYGDQALLISRELYDEIGGFAELPVMEDVDIARRLKGRIELSPLCVQTDPSRYQTSGWWRQGARNLWRLLRYRLGADPARLARGYRP